A window of Phaseolus vulgaris cultivar G19833 chromosome 4, P. vulgaris v2.0, whole genome shotgun sequence genomic DNA:
tataaatcacaCCTCTTATTGGAAAGAACCTTAGaattgttggttattaattcagattttattattattaattctgattttattacccttaaactaatTTACtgttattattgcattaatggtcagtttacaTGCATGttagtatttatattttatagctttcagtaattgtaattttattatatagtattgaagtaaatcaaatgAATAAGACGAACTCAACAATTTGCAATCTTGTGCAATTACCTTCAATCAAATTCTACAAtcttttgtcttctcttatttccttcaattagttcctacaagAATAATCGAAATAACTTACACCACACCTCTTACACCAAGTGAAAAACGTTGATTAAGATTATGATTTGTTGAAAATGATGATAAATGttgttgaaaattgaaaattaggGGTCACAACATTTATATAcatttaaaaacatatataaataacaATATCAAGTAACAACTCATTCATCAAACTCTGAAAGTCTCAGCAAAATAACATCAACAATCATCATCAATCCATTTTACACAACCAATAATGATTTACAAAATAATCATGATAAAAAACGAGTCATGCAACCAATCACCATTAATACAAGATCAATAGAAgcataataataatgaataaaaaatacattttgaaacatgaaaaaaaataactaacatGCATTATAGAAAAATGTAATCACAATTACCATAACAAAGTGAAATTAGTATCAAACTCCGGTCATTTTATTTCAACACTCACGACATAACAAAGATATTAgcttcaaatttaaaaaacacaCCACACACAATTCTATAAATgcattttaaaactaaaataaaaaataaatcactatGTGTTACACTGTGTTGAATGATAGAAGATTATACACACAAATCATGTATTGAAATTGTGTATAGAGTATAAAAAAACACTATATAACTCCTCTctatataaaaaagaagttgTCGTGTAATATTGCTTTATGACATTAAACATAACTTCttttattgtgaaaaacatgcgTTAGTAAAGTTCATATTCAATGTTATGTTCGAATTGACTTCCTAATACAATATGTTACGAAGAATATGTCATGATAAAATCTTCATCTTTCAATACATATTCATAGTTCTCTTATTTTTCACTTAAATCATCCTTAATGTCTTTGGTTAATGTTTCTTCATGACTATCTATTGAAGTTCCATCAACATGCCATGTATGCATATGCTATGACCAAAGAGACAAATAACTAATAAATATATGAATGTTAATAAATAAACAACTACTTGATAAGATGAAACCTTCCACTTACCTTTTCCCTTTGCAATAAAACCTTTAAACCATTTGCACAAAAATAAGGAAGTTGGAACAATGATGATAGATGCTTTGAGGTGAAACTTTTATTTCTCTAGTCTCTTTTTAATGCTTCCAAACTATGTGATTCTCCATAAATTCAACATATTGATATGAATAGGGTATTTAACTTTCGCATAtgataaaacaaataatatatacgTATGCGATTAGAATAAAAGAGTCGTATAAATATGTGATAAAgaggaaaataaatataaaaaaaagaaataaattggTAGAACAGAAAAAATCAAACTCTGAATCGAATAGATGGTAAAATAATTGTGAGAACTTTATGTAATAAACTATTATAAGATCAAGGCGTCGGGTAAATCATCTCATTAAatcatttcatttttaattatttaagaaaataagcataagttaatttattacaaattcaatcttttataaactataataaactaattaacattttctttcaaatatttaattaaaattagtttattctTGTTATCATAGTAACTATATCTTGAATGTTGccaaatatattaaacataaattagtgaTTTGAcctttatataattaataaaaaaactgtataataaatattagaaTATTATGGTATAAGAATATGTTCCTACCGTTGACCTGAAACGTCTTCATGCGTCTACATCGCTCTCACATCCAAAAATTTTACATTTGCAAGTGTCTTTTCTGTGATGAATGcttgaaaacacaaagacagaGGACGCACTCTAgagaccgtttgcactccgacgctcaagtcagtattagggctaggaaacaccaaactgTATAACTGtcactatttaatatatatatatatatatatatatataatattaaataacctATTAATATCAACATGTTGAATTTAGGGAGAATAGGGGAAGAAGAATTTTAGCATATACATGTTTATCACAATAAAAAACCGTAGATAGCTATTTAAGTGCaaaataagtatatatatatatattatttagaaaattttctctattataagaaagtgaaacaaagttttttaaaatataaattaacttatatattttGTACTTAGAGGAACTTAGAAACAATTAATACTCTTCTTCTCTTCTCAGTATATTGGACTCTCACTGCTATCTTGGGTTTTTGGCTACAATGTTCACTATTTTGGGTTTGGACTGGTTCTCGGATGTGGGATATGGACTCTCACTTGTCTGGCTTGGTTAAGTTCAACTCTTGACTTCTGGGCTCAGAATTAACTCTCGGGTGTGTGTATCTACAAGGGACTTCGATGATAAAATCATAATCAATTTATAACACTCACTTATTGAACTTTTGACTTAATTGGACTTTTACTCTTTGCACTTTACAATTATtaaatgtataaatattttGGACCTATGTATTGAATTTTGGTACAGTATTTcccaattttattatttatttattttagtttaatttttcattatacATAACTTCTCTATCTTTTCTATCTTTCAACCTATTTAAAACCTAGCCAGTACCTATTTAATTCTAAAAACAATTATGATCTAAATTCTTTAAAAGTTATAATgcataaattgattttaaataagattaattCCTTTTATATTTACTTCTTGTTCTTATTACTATTTATAAAGAAACCGGCTCAAATAAGATGATATTTAATAgtcttgaaaatataaaaatgtaatatttttatttataaataagcAAATTAGCAGAAGGACGTGACAGAAGAAGGATCGAGTTATAATTACTTAATCTTATAATTAGAAATTACAATACATAATAAAACtctaaaataacatttaatacattgttaattaaatttaaacatatataacattatattaaaatataatcatattatttttacatgAAAATACATTGATGAATTGAATTAGGAGAGTTTGGTGTTGATGAAATCCTTGATTTGTGTGATCAATTGAGAGGACTCAGGGAAATCCTGAAAAATATAAAACGCATGAAACATATTTGGATACTCAATCAATTGGACCTTTTTACCCCATTTTATTAACCAATCATGATACCTCCTTTGCCAATCTTGTAACGGGTCAAACCCACCCACAAACACAAGGGTATCCGGGTAATCCAAACCCGACAAATCCTCCGAATTCGGCCCACTCACGTTCGATGCTTGGTGGTCACGATCCGACCCGTCAGGCAAAAACACCTTCCACATCCAATCGGTTCTCTCCATTGACACCAGCGACACGCCTTCAAACTTCACCTCCGCCTCCGTCCGCTCCTCCCCGCCGAACAGCGGTTGGATCGATACTAACCCGACCACCCGGATTCTCCGGAGCCCTAAATTGCCCACCCGGTTTTCCTGGAGCCCCATCTTCCCGACCCGAATTGCGACATTGTGAGCTAAATTGGCACCGGCACTGTCCCCGGCGAGGAAGCATTTTGACACATCAGCGTTTTCCGGCAGTACCATGGGATTCTCGTCGAggaagtggaggatgccctCGCTGTCGTCGTACTGCGTCGGGAACCGGTGCTCCGGCGTGAGGTGGTAGTTGACCGAGACGACGACGGCGGGGACGTGGCGGCATAATCGGCGGCAGAAGGCGTCGTAGCCGAAGGAGTCTGGCGAGAAGTAGGTGAAGCAGCCGCCGTGGAAGAAGATGATGACGGGGAGGCTGCCGGCGGCGAAGGAGACTGAGGGGGTGAAGACACGGAACCAGAGTTTGTTTTGGGCATCAATGGTGATGTCTTTGGAGGTGACGCCATTGACGGGGGTGGCGTTGGCGTGGGACTTGAGGTCGAGGAGGTTCAATAGGCGGCGGTTGATTGTGCCGTTAGAGCGGCGCGCGGTGTCGGAAATGGTAGAAAGAAAGGTTAGTGAAATGCGTGCCTTCCAAGGTATAACTGGCTTGGGTTTTGAGGTTTCAGGCGCTTTGAATGTCACCATTTTCGTTTCTGCGTTTCTGAGAGCGAGTGAAGCTTCAAATAGGAGAATCGCAGAGGAACAATAACATGTGCCAACACCACACTTATGTCATTTTCTCTGTCCTAAAAGAAAAGTGGTCTTTATTTATCCATAGTTAGATAGGAATAAAAGCTTCCAAGGGGTTCTTTGATAAAAATAGcttatttattacaaatatacaaatattattttgttgttttcattTAAAATGAGATGTCTAAATAATCCTTCCCTAAATTACACCTAAATTGTTCTTGGCCTAATTGTTATAAAGTCTGTAACATTTCATTTCTTACAAGATTGTTATTAAAAGTATTAACTAAATGAAATTGAGTTCACGTTACTTTCtcttaaatattattacaatagaatttatattaaaatatgttttatttagttAACATCAGGTTAAAATCCGATCATTATGAGTTGGATTTGATAGTTTTATAGATCAAA
This region includes:
- the LOC137836524 gene encoding probable carboxylesterase 18; this encodes MVTFKAPETSKPKPVIPWKARISLTFLSTISDTARRSNGTINRRLLNLLDLKSHANATPVNGVTSKDITIDAQNKLWFRVFTPSVSFAAGSLPVIIFFHGGCFTYFSPDSFGYDAFCRRLCRHVPAVVVSVNYHLTPEHRFPTQYDDSEGILHFLDENPMVLPENADVSKCFLAGDSAGANLAHNVAIRVGKMGLQENRVGNLGLRRIRVVGLVSIQPLFGGEERTEAEVKFEGVSLVSMERTDWMWKVFLPDGSDRDHQASNVSGPNSEDLSGLDYPDTLVFVGGFDPLQDWQRRYHDWLIKWGKKVQLIEYPNMFHAFYIFQDFPESSQLITQIKDFINTKLS